The following coding sequences lie in one Syngnathoides biaculeatus isolate LvHL_M chromosome 16, ASM1980259v1, whole genome shotgun sequence genomic window:
- the LOC133514018 gene encoding neuronal pentraxin-2-like isoform X1, whose translation MPGNARMLCELLALFRLLGWVLSQDAASAAAGNRFVCNAIPPGAEAGCGAAPTGERSRTSRPAEDELRATVVRLRETILQQKETIGSQQRTIKELNSKLARCEAAAATAAAAAAADDTAQQPAKSRGPGSRRKEQGKNTMGDLPRDPSETINQLGKTMQSLKGRLESLEQTLHVPGTNGSAGGVPPPAPLPPPLRELLGRRLGLLETQLLRKVAELEEEKSRLYNETAAHRQRTDNALTSLLERITELERNNNAFKSPEDFKVSLSLRTNYLFGRIKKSLPEMYAFTVCMWLKSGAGPGIGTPFSYGVPGQANEIVLIEWGNNPIELLVNDKVAQLPLSVSDGRWHHICITWTTRDGFWEAYQDGERLGAGDNLAPWHPIKPGGVIVLGQEQDVVGGRFDATQAFVGELSHFNMWDRVLRPVDIAGLANCSAYMPGNVVPWIDANVEVFGGATKAPLEICEDRAFDS comes from the exons ATGCCGGGGAACGCGAGGATGCTGTGCGAGCTGCTGGCGCTCTTCCGGCTGCTCGGGTGGGTCCTGAGCCAGGACGCCGCGTCGGCCGCCGCGGGGAACCGCTTCGTCTGCAACGCCATCCCGCCGGGCGCCGAGGCGGGCTGCGGCGCCGCCCCGACGGGCGAGCGCTCGCGGACGAGCCGCCCCGCCGAGGACGAGCTGCGCGCCACCGTCGTGCGTCTGCGGGAGACCATCTTGCAGCAGAAGGAGACCATCGGCAGCCAGCAGCGCACCATCAAGGAGCTCAACTCCAAGCTGGCGCGCtgcgaggcggcggcggcgaccgcggcggcggcggcggcggccgacgACACGGCGCAGCAGCCGGCCAAGTCTCGGGGTCCCGGCTCCAGGAGGAAGGAGCAAGGCAAGAACACCATGGGGGACCTGCCCCGGGACCCCAGCGAGACCATAAACCAGCTGGGCAAGACCATGCAGAGCTTGAAAGGGCGCTTGGAGAGCCTGGAG cagactctgcACGTCCCCGGCACAAACGGGTCGGCGGGGGGCGTTCCGCCGCCGGCCCccctgccgccgccgctgcgGGAGCTCCTGGGCCGCCGTCTGGGGCTCCTGGAGACGCAGCTCCTGCGGAAGGTGGCCgagctggaggaggagaagagtcGGCTGTACAACGAAACGGCGGCGCATCGCCAACGCACCGACAACGCGCTCACTTCGCTCCTGGAGAGGATCACCGAGCTGGAGAGAA ACAACAACGCCTTCAAGTCGCCGGAGGACTTCAAGGTGTCGCTGTCCCTGCGCACCAACTACCTGTTCGGACGCATCAAGAAGAGCCTCCCCGAGATGTACGCCTTCACCGTCTGCATGTGGCTCAAGTCCGGCGCCGGCCCCGGGATCGGAACCCCCTTCTCGTACGGCGTGCCGGGACAGGCCAACGAGATCGTGCTGATCGAGTGGGGCAACAACCCCATCGAGCTGCTGGTCAACGACAAG GTGGCGCAGCTCCCGCTTTCGGTGAGCGACGGGCGCTGGCACCACATCTGCATCACCTGGACCACCAGGGACGGCTTCTGGGAGGCCTACCAGGACGGCGAGCGACTCGGCGCCGGGGACAACCTGGCCCCGTGGCACCCCATTAAACCCGGCGGGGTGATCGTTCTGGGTCAGGAGCAG GACGTCGTGGGCGGTCGGTTCGACGCCACGCAGGCCTTCGTGGGGGAGCTGAGCCACTTCAACATGTGGGACCGGGTCCTGCGGCCCGTGGACATCGCGGGCCTGGCCAACTGCTCGGCGTACATGCCCGGCAACGTGGTCCCTTGGATAGACGCCAACGTGGAGGTGTTCGGCGGCGCCACCAAAGCCCCTCTGGAGATATGCGAGGACCGCGCGTTCGATTCCTAA
- the LOC133514018 gene encoding neuronal pentraxin-2-like isoform X2 yields MPGNARMLCELLALFRLLGWVLSQDAASAAAGNRFVCNAIPPGAEAGCGAAPTGERSRTSRPAEDELRATVVRLRETILQQKETIGSQQRTIKELNSKLARCEAAAATAAAAAAADDTAQQPAKSRGPGSRRKEQGKNTMGDLPRDPSETINQLGKTMQSLKGRLESLETLHVPGTNGSAGGVPPPAPLPPPLRELLGRRLGLLETQLLRKVAELEEEKSRLYNETAAHRQRTDNALTSLLERITELERNNNAFKSPEDFKVSLSLRTNYLFGRIKKSLPEMYAFTVCMWLKSGAGPGIGTPFSYGVPGQANEIVLIEWGNNPIELLVNDKVAQLPLSVSDGRWHHICITWTTRDGFWEAYQDGERLGAGDNLAPWHPIKPGGVIVLGQEQDVVGGRFDATQAFVGELSHFNMWDRVLRPVDIAGLANCSAYMPGNVVPWIDANVEVFGGATKAPLEICEDRAFDS; encoded by the exons ATGCCGGGGAACGCGAGGATGCTGTGCGAGCTGCTGGCGCTCTTCCGGCTGCTCGGGTGGGTCCTGAGCCAGGACGCCGCGTCGGCCGCCGCGGGGAACCGCTTCGTCTGCAACGCCATCCCGCCGGGCGCCGAGGCGGGCTGCGGCGCCGCCCCGACGGGCGAGCGCTCGCGGACGAGCCGCCCCGCCGAGGACGAGCTGCGCGCCACCGTCGTGCGTCTGCGGGAGACCATCTTGCAGCAGAAGGAGACCATCGGCAGCCAGCAGCGCACCATCAAGGAGCTCAACTCCAAGCTGGCGCGCtgcgaggcggcggcggcgaccgcggcggcggcggcggcggccgacgACACGGCGCAGCAGCCGGCCAAGTCTCGGGGTCCCGGCTCCAGGAGGAAGGAGCAAGGCAAGAACACCATGGGGGACCTGCCCCGGGACCCCAGCGAGACCATAAACCAGCTGGGCAAGACCATGCAGAGCTTGAAAGGGCGCTTGGAGAGCCTGGAG actctgcACGTCCCCGGCACAAACGGGTCGGCGGGGGGCGTTCCGCCGCCGGCCCccctgccgccgccgctgcgGGAGCTCCTGGGCCGCCGTCTGGGGCTCCTGGAGACGCAGCTCCTGCGGAAGGTGGCCgagctggaggaggagaagagtcGGCTGTACAACGAAACGGCGGCGCATCGCCAACGCACCGACAACGCGCTCACTTCGCTCCTGGAGAGGATCACCGAGCTGGAGAGAA ACAACAACGCCTTCAAGTCGCCGGAGGACTTCAAGGTGTCGCTGTCCCTGCGCACCAACTACCTGTTCGGACGCATCAAGAAGAGCCTCCCCGAGATGTACGCCTTCACCGTCTGCATGTGGCTCAAGTCCGGCGCCGGCCCCGGGATCGGAACCCCCTTCTCGTACGGCGTGCCGGGACAGGCCAACGAGATCGTGCTGATCGAGTGGGGCAACAACCCCATCGAGCTGCTGGTCAACGACAAG GTGGCGCAGCTCCCGCTTTCGGTGAGCGACGGGCGCTGGCACCACATCTGCATCACCTGGACCACCAGGGACGGCTTCTGGGAGGCCTACCAGGACGGCGAGCGACTCGGCGCCGGGGACAACCTGGCCCCGTGGCACCCCATTAAACCCGGCGGGGTGATCGTTCTGGGTCAGGAGCAG GACGTCGTGGGCGGTCGGTTCGACGCCACGCAGGCCTTCGTGGGGGAGCTGAGCCACTTCAACATGTGGGACCGGGTCCTGCGGCCCGTGGACATCGCGGGCCTGGCCAACTGCTCGGCGTACATGCCCGGCAACGTGGTCCCTTGGATAGACGCCAACGTGGAGGTGTTCGGCGGCGCCACCAAAGCCCCTCTGGAGATATGCGAGGACCGCGCGTTCGATTCCTAA